CAGGCCGCCGCAGATGCCAAGAGCGGGAAGGACACATCGGGCGAGCCGGCCGAAGGCGACCGGTTCAGCGATTACGACAACGAACCGTCTGCGAGTGACCTGGTATCGACACCGGCACACGGCGCACGGCAGGACGAACCGGCGCGCCACCACGGCTCCGATGAAGCCCTGCTGAACGTCACCGGTGAAACCAGCCACGACGGTGCCCGGCACGCTGCAGCGGGCGGGGACTACCACCCGAGGCACGTCTCGGACTGACCGGCACCCGCCGCAACTTCGAGCCTCCAGTGCGCGCTCCGCGACCTTCACGGGTCCGCGGGGCGCGCACTTCGTTGTTCACACCGAAGTGCGCCGCCGAATACTCGTGCGGGATCATGGGATACGTGGACGAACTCGTGAGGCGCCTCAGCGCAGCCGGCCTGCACGCTCGCAGTGATTCCCTCACTCGGTCGCTCTACACCTCTGACGCCTCGCTCTACCGCGTCGCTCCGCTGGCAGTGGCCTTCCCCCGTGACGCCGAGCAGGTGCGGGCAGCGTACGGCGTCGCACGCGACCTCGGCGTGCCGCTCACCACTCGCGGCGCGGGCACCTCGATCGCCGGCAACTCCATCGGCGCCGGCCTGGTGCTCGACTTCTCCCGTCACCTGAACAAGATCATCTCGATCGACCCGACCGCGCAGACCGCCATCGTGCAGCCGGGCGTCGTACAGAACGACCTGCAGGTCGCGGCTGCAATACACGGGTTGCGTTTCGGACCCGACCCCTCCACCTCAAGCCGCTGCACGATCGGCGGGATGCTCGGCAACAACGCCTGCGGCTCACGGACCCTCAGCTACGGCCGCACGGTCGACAACGTGACGGGCCTGCGCGGCTTCTGGGGCACCGGCGAGCCGTTCGACCTGGTCAGCAACGGGGCACGGGCCACCGGACCTGCACCCGAGGCGCTGACCGCTCTCGGCGCGGATCACCTGGAGCTGATACGTACCTCGTTCGCGCGCTTCGGCCGCCAGGTCTCCGGGTACGCGATGGAGCACCTGCTGCCCGAGCGCGGCGTCGATCTGGCCCGATTCCTGGTCGGCTCCGAAGGCACGCTCGCGGTGATCACCGAGGCCACCGTCCGCCTTGTCCGCGACCCTGCGGTACGGGTGATGGTCGTCCTTGGGTACCCCGATATCGCCGCCGCCGGAGACGCATCGCCGGCTGTCCTCACGCATCACCCGACCGCATGCGAAGGGTTCGACCAGCGGTTGCTGGATGTGTTGCACAGCCGCGGCGGCAGTTCGCCGCCGCTGCCCGACGGCCCCGCATGGCTCTTCACCGAGGTGTCCGGCGAGGACGCCGATGAGGTTCTCGCCCGCGCGCAGGCGCTCGCCGGTGATGCCGCGCTCGGTGCTCATTCATCCCTGGTGGTGACCGATATCGCCCAGGCCGCTGCGCTGTGGCGAATTCGGGCCGACGGAGCCGGCCTGGCGGGTCGCTCCCCCGCTGGCAAACCCGCGTGGCCCGGCTGGGAGGACGCCGCCGTACCGCCGGCCCGCCTCGGTGACTATCTGCGCGATTTCGAAAAGCTGGTGCAGTCCCACGGGCTGTCCAGCGCTCCGTACGGCCACTTCGGCGACGGTTGTATGCACGTACGGCTCGACATTCCGATCGATGCACCTGGTGGACCCGGCTACCTGCGGTCCTTCATGGTGGATGCCGCGAAACTCGTTGCCACCTATGGCGGCTCACTCTCCGGTGAGCACGGCGACGGTCGCGCGCGCAGCGAGCTACTACCGCTGATGTACTCGCCCGAGGTCATTGACCTCTTCGGCGCCGCCAAGGCGATCTGCGACCCGGACAACCTGCTGAACCCGGGAGTGCTCGTCGACCCGGCGCCGCTGACCGCCGACCTGCGCTTCCCCGCTCGTAAGACCCCTACGCCGCTCGCCTTCGCCTGGACCGCTGACGGGGGCGATTTCAGTCAGGCCGTGCACCGCTGCACCGGCGTCGGTAAATGCCGCGCTGACAACACCGCCAGCGGTGGCGTGATGTGCCCGTCGTACCTGGCAACACGCGAGGAGAAGGATTCCACTCGCGGGCGCGCACGGGTGCTGCAGGAGATGCTCAACGGCTCGGTCGTGCAGGGCGGCTGGCGCTCACCGGAGGTGCACGACGCACTCGACCTGTGCCTCTCGTGCAAGGGCTGCGCGTCGGACTGCCCGACCGGGATCGACATGGCGTCCTACAAGGCCGAGGTCCTGCACCAGTCGTACAAGGGCCGACTGCGACCGGTATCGCACTACGTGCTCGGCCAACTGCCACGCTGGGTGCGTGCCGGCGCGCGGGTACCGCGAATCGCGAACATCGCACTGCGACTGGGTGACCGGGTCCCGCTCGCGAAGTCCGCAGTCGGCGTCGATTCCCGGCGCAGCATCCCCGCCATCGCCGCCGACCCGTTCCGCAGCTGGGCCCGCACGCACGACCTGGCGCCGTTCGATCCCGCGAGCAGCACCGGAAACGAGGTCGTGCTGCTGGTCGACACCTTCACGGACAACTTCTCCCCCGCCGTCGGTGCAGCCATGGTCGCGGTGCTCCGCGACGCGGGATACACGCCCAGGCTTCCCACGGCCTCAGGATGCTGCGGGTTGACCTGGATCTCCACCGGTCAGCTCGACGGCGCACGCAAGCAACTCGAGCGCACGATCGCGGGGCTCCTGCCGGCCGCGAGCGCCGGCGTGCCGATCGTCGGGATCGAGCCGTCGTGCACCGCGGTGTTGCGGCATGACGCAGCCGAACTGGTGCCGACCGCCGATGCGCGAGCTGTGCGTGATGCGACCGTCACTCTGGCCGAACTGCTCGCTCGCACGCCGGGCTGGACACCGCCGTCACTGGCCGGGGTGCGGGTGATCGCCCAGCCGCACTGCCACCACCACGCGGTGATGAGCTGGGCTGCCGACGCCGCGCTGCTCGCAGACGCCGGCGCCGACGTTCAGCGCCTCGGCGGATGCTGCGGACTAGCAGGAAACTTCGGTGTCGAGAAGGGCCACTACGAGGTCTCTGTAGCGATCGCGGAGCAACAGCTCCTGCCCGCCGTACGCGCAGCACGGCCGGGCGATGTGGTGCTCGCGGACGGCTTCTCCTGCCGCACGCAACTGGATGACCTGCTGGGCGCAATGCCGGACGGTACGTCTCGTGGGACACATCTGGCGGAACTACTGGCCGCCCACCTGCACTGATCGACCTCGCGACGTTGGTAGCAGCCGCGCGCCCTCTCGAGCGCGTAGCTGCTACCAACTCGCCTCAGCCCCAGATAAGCGCGCGCGCCGGATCCTCCAACAGCGCGGCGATATCGGCCAGAAAGCGTGATCCCAGGTCGCCGTCGATCAACCGGTGGTCGAACGAGAGTGCCAACTGGGTGACCTGACGAGGCACGATCGTGTCGGTACCGTCGGCGGCGGTGACCACCCACGGCATCTTGCGAATCGCACCGAAGCACAGGATCGCGGCCTCACCGGGATTGATGATCGGAGTGCCCGTATCGACACCGAAGACCCCGACATTGGTGATGGTGATGGTGCCGCCGGACATGTCGGCGGGCGGGGTACGGCCCTCACGCGCCGTCGCGGTCAGTCCGCCGATCGCTTCGGCGAGCTCACGCATCGACATGGTGTCCGCGCCCTTGACGTTGGGCACCACCAGTCCGCGCGGAGTTGCTGCGGCGATACCGAGATTGACGTAGTGCTTCGTGACGATCTCAGCAGATCCGTCATCGACGTCCTGCCAGGTCGCGTTGACGCCGGGATGACGACGGATAGCGAGGCACATCGCCTTGGCCAGCACCGTCAGAGGCGTCACCTTCAGTCCGGTGAACTCCCGATCGGTCCGCAGCCGGGCAACCAGATCCATTGTCGCGGTGACATCCACCGTCACGAATTCCGTGACATGCGGAGCGGTGAAGGCCGATGAACGCATCGCGTCGGCGGTGAGCTTGCGGACACCCTTGACCGGCGTCCGAGTCTCCCGCGAGCCGGCATCAGCCGGCGCCGGCTGCACCGAATCATCGGGACCAGCAGCGTCATTCGCCAGGTACCGCTGCACGTCTGCGCGCGAGACAATGCCTGATTCTGCACTCGGCGTGACCTGCGAGAGATCGACCCCGTGGTCTTTGGCGAACTTTCGCACCGGTGGCTTGGCCAGCGCCTTGCCGCCGGAGACCGGTGCAGCTGCGGCCGGTGTTTCAGCCACGGGCACGGGGGTCACAGGTACGGAGGCAACAGGGGCCGGCGGCTGCGGGGACGAGGACGGCGCAACAGGTGCCGGGGCGGCAGGCACAACGACTGCTGATCGACGCGCCCGACGGGCGGTCGGTGCGGGCGCAGAGCCGTACCCGACCAGATGCGGAACGCGTTCCTCGGGCTCGTCAGCCTTCTGCGTGTCGGCCTTCTCCTCCGGAGCCAGCGCCGTGGGCGTAGTCACCTCGTCCGGGTCGGTGGTGGCGGCGCCGGCTACCTCCACCGACACGATCGGGGTGCCGACCTCGACGGTGTCGCCCTCCTGCACAAAAAATTCTTTGATGGTGCCCGCCCAGGGGATGGGTAGCTCCACCAACGATTTCGCCGTCTCGATTTCAACAACGATGTCGTTGGTGGCGACCTCGTCGCCGACCTTCACCTTCCAGGTGACGATGTCGGCTTCGACCAGTCCCTCACCCGGGTCGGGGAGTTTGAACATTTGCAGAGTCATGCGGAAAGCCCCTCGGTGCTATCAGTGTCAGTAGGCCAGCGAGCGGTCGACGGCATCCAGGATGCGGTCGAGCCCGGGTAGGAACTCTTCCTCGAAGCGGCTCGGCGGGTAGGGGATGTTGTAGCCACCGACCCGCAGCACCGGTGCCTCCAGGTGGTGGAAGCACTCCTGCTGGATCTCGGCGGCGAGCTCGGCGCCCATCCCGAGGAAGGTGCTGGCCTCGTGGACGACGATCGCCCGGCCGGTGTCCTTCACGACACGGGTGATCGTGTCGACATCCAGCGGCGAGAGTGAGCGCAGGTCGACGACTTGCAGCGAGATCCCGTCCTGCTCGGCAGCCGCGGCGGCCTGCAGGCACGTCTTGACCATCGGGCCGTACGTCAGCAACGTCACCTGGGTGCCCTCTCGGACCACCCGCGCATCGTGCAGACCGAGGCGTACGCCCGCGTCGAGATCGACCTCTGCGCGCTCGTGGTAACGACGTTTCGGCTCGTAGAACATGACCGGATCATCGCTCTCGATGGCCTGCTGGATCATCCAGTAGGCATCGGCCGGGTCGGAGCAGGCCACGACCCGCAGCCCCGCGGTGTGCGCGAAGTAGGCCTCGTTGGACTCGCTGTGGTGCTCAACAGCGCCGATACCGCCGCCGAACGGCACCCGGATCACAATCGGCAGTCGCAGCGACCCCCGCGAACGGGCATGCATCTTGGCCAACTGGGCCACGATCTGGTCGAACGCCGGGTAGATGAACCCGTCGAACTGAATCTCGACCACCGGGCGGTACCCACGCAGCGCGAGCCCGATCGCAGTACCGACGATGCCGGACTCGGCCAGCGGGGTGTCGACGACGCGGTCCTCGCCGAAGTCCTTCTGCAGGCCCTCGGTGATCCGGAAGACACCGCCGAGCTTGCCGACGTCCTCCCCCATCAGCAGCACCTTCGGGTCGTGCTCCATGGCTGCGCGCAGCCCGGAGTTCAGGCCTTTCGCGAGGCTCATCTTCTGCATCGCCATCAGTGCCCACCCTCCTGATCGAACCCGGCCTGGTAGGCGAGGAACGTCGCTTTCTCGCCATCGACCAACGGGTGTGGATCGACGTAGATCTCGTCGAACATCCGCGACTGCTCGGGCTCGGGCATGTTCTGACAGGCACTGCGTACCCGTACGGCGAGCTCGTCGGCTTCCTTGTCGACGCCTGCGAAGAACTCTTCGTCCGCGTACCCCTTCTGGGTGATGAACCCGCGCATCCGCTTGATCGGGTCCTTCTCGCGCCAGATGTCGACTTCGGCCGCAGAGCGGTACTTGGTCGGGTCATCGGAGGTGGTGTGCGCACCGAGACGGTAGGTGAATGCCTCGATCAACGTCGGTCCCAGCCCGTTGCGCGCATTGTCCAGCGCCATCTTCGTCACCGCATAGACCGCGAGGACGTCGTTGCCGTCGACCCGGATGCCGGGGAAGCCGAAACCGAGGGCCCGCTGGTAGGGCGGCACCCGGAACTGCTTGTAGTTGGGCTCGGAGATGGCCCACTGGTTGTTCTGCACGAAGAAGACGACCGGAGCGTTCGCGACGCCCGCGAAGACCATTGCCTCGTTGAAGTCACCCTGGGCGGTGCCGCCATCGCCGGTGAATGCCATTACCGCGGTGTCGCGCTCGGGGTCGCCGGTGCCGACTGCGCCGTCGCGCTGCACACCCATCGCGTATCCGGTCGCGTGCAGCATCTGGTTGCCGATGACAATCGTGTACAGGTGGTAGTTCATCTCCTGCGGCGACCAACCACCGTGGTCGACTCCGCGGAAGAGTGCCAGCAACTGCTCCGGCTGGATCCCACGGCACCAGGCCACACCGTGCTCCCGGTAGCCCGGGAAGGCGTAGTCGTGCGGGGCCATGGCCCGCGCGGAACCCACCTGCGCGGCCTCCTGACCCAGCAGCGAGGGCCACAGGCCCAACTCGCCCTGGCGCTGCAGCGCGTGCCCTTCGGCGTCCAGGCGCCGTACGAGCACCAGGTCGCGGTACATGGAGCGGGCATCGGCCGGCTCCATCGCTTCGACGATCTCGGCATAGGGGGTGTTGGCGGGGGTCCGCTCGAGGCGGGTGCCCTCCCCGTCGACGAACTGGACCATGTCGGGCCCGCCGTCGGTAATGTCCAGTGGCGTCCCGGCCACGACGGTTTCGTGGTGTACGACGACATCGTGAGTGTCGGTCACGTGTGCTCCTGTTCCCTGCGGCATCGGTGGTGCCTGTGGTCGGTCAGCTGGTCACCGCGCGCCAGGGTCGCTGGCAGGCGGTGAACGGTGCCACGTCGTTGTGGCGCCAGTCACAACGACGCACATTACCGCGCTCGCCTGACTGCTCCGCCCACTGGCATACATATCTTGCGAATGCACTACTTATTACTACGCCGCTCGCGGTGTTGCTATGCCACTCGGGGGCCGGGCTTGGGGCGCAGGATGCGGTGGCAGGCCAACCCGAGCAGCGCGCCCAGGCCCGCGGCCACGACCGGCACGGCGTACCCCGCGTGCGGGCTCACGCTCTCGACCACGATCCCGCCGAGCGATGACCCGCCTGCGATACCGATGATCATCGCGGTCGAGACGAGGCTGAGCGACTCGGTCACCTGGTTGGGTGGCACGAGCGCGCTCGCGAGCTTGATGGTGACGATCAATGTGGGGGCGGTGGCGATTCCGGCGAAGGTCAGGGCTACCGCGAGAAACGGCACGCTGCCCACGAACAGCACGGGCGCCTCCAGCAGGCACATGGCCAGTGCGCCGCCCCACAGCGCACGATTCAGCGGGATCGCGTTGTCCCGCAGGCCGTAAACCACGGCCGCGATCGCCGATGCCAATGCATAGAGGGCCAGGATGAACGCGGCCGCCTCCGGGTGGCCGAGCGACGAGGTCGTCGCAATGGTGACAATCTCGTTCGCGCCGAAGATCCCGCCGATCATGAAGGCGACGGCGCACACCACCAGGACCGCGGGGATACGCAGCACGGATTTGGTCTGCTCGTGGGAGAGCCGGTCCACCGGGGGTTCGGTATCGGTGCGGGCCAGGAAGATCAGGCTGCCGATTCCGAAGAAGAATGCCGCGGCGATCAGGCCCGCTTCGGGCAGCACCGTGGTTGCCAATACGACGGCCAACGCCGGACCGCCCACGAAGGTCAACTCGTCGATCACCTGCTCCAGCGACATGGCCGAGTGCAGCAACTTAGGTCGCTCGGACAGCAGATAGGACCACCGGGCGCGACTCAGATTGCCTGTCGTCCCGGTCACGGCCGACATCGAGTAGGCGAGGAACAACGTCCAGATGGGCGCACCGAGCAGGGAGACCAGGACCGTCCCGATCGACCAGAACGTCGACCAGGCCACCAGCGGCAGCGTGACGCGGCGCTGCCCGTAACGATCGACGGCGCGTCCGATCAACGCACCGGAGACCGCCAGGACGACCAGCGCGCCCGCGGACACCGCGCCGGCGAGGGAGTAGGACCCGCGACGGCTCGCGACCATCGCGACGACGCCTACCCCGAACATCGCGCCGCCGAGTCGCTCGACGGCGGACCCGATCAGAAATTGGCGGGCTCCGGTCACCCGGAGTACGTCGCCGTACCCGTGCGTGCTCATCGACGTCGTCGGTCAGCCGGCGCGAAACGCTGCAGCGACCTGGATCAGTCGGTCGTTGGCTGCGGTCTCGGCGATCGTCGCGCGCACGCCGTCGCCGGGGAAGGGCCGCACCGTCAGACCCGCGGCCTCGGCTGCGGTTGCGAAGGACAGGGCATCGTCGCCGAGCGGGAACCAGATGAAGTTCGCCTGGGTCACCGGCAGCTCCCAGCCCTGCGCGATCAGTGCTGCGACCACGCGGTCGCGTTCGGCGACCAGAGCGTTGACCCGCTCCAGCAGCTCGGCCTCGGCATCAAGGCTCGCCACGGCAGCCCGCTGGGCGATCTCGCTGACCCCGAAGGGTGTCGCGGCCTTGCGTAGGGCTTCGGCGATCCGGGGCGCCGCGACCGCGTATCCCACGCGTAGCCCGGCCAGCCCGTACGCCTTGGAGAAGGTCCGCAACACGGCGACGTTGGGGTGGGCTGCGACGACTTCCATACCGCGCACGGCGTCCTGGTCGCGGACGAACTCCAGGTAGGCCTCATCCACCACGACCAGCACCGAGGACGGCACCCGGGCGAGGAAGTCCTCCAGCTCCGCCGCGCCGACGGCAGGCCCGGTGGGGTTGTTGGGGGTGCAGACCAGCACGAGTCGGGTGCGGTCGGTGATCGCATCAGCCATCGCCGACAGGTCGTGCCGAGCCTCGGCGTCCAGCGGCACCTGCACCGAAGTAGCGCCCGCGAGCGCGATCACGATGGGGTAGGCCTCGAAGCTGCGCCACGCGTAGACGACCTCGTCGCCCGGGTCGCAGGTGATCTGCAGCAGTTGGGCGAGCACGCCCACACTGCCGGTTCCCGTGGCGATCCGGTCGGGGCTGACACCGAGCGCGCGACCGATCCGCTCGGTCATCGCTGTAACGGCCATATCAGGGTAGCGGTTCAGATTGGCAGCGGCATCTGCGACTTCGGCGAGCACCGACGGCAGCGGCGGGTACGGGTTCTCGTTGGAGCTGATCTTGTACGCCGTGACGTCGGTGCGCGTAGTCGCCGGTTTCCCCGGACGGTAGGCGGGTACGGAATCCAGCACGCGCCGTAGCGCTACCTCAGGTGGATCGTTCTCGGACGGGTGCGTCACAGCCGTGGGCCCTGCAGACCGGAGTCCAACTTCTCCAGCATTTCCCGACCCTGCTGGGCGAACTTGTGCTCGACGAGTACTTCGTAGCGGGTGGCGACGATGGTGCTGACGGAGGTGAAGTCGCGGCGTCCCTGCGACATCGAGTAGCCGATCGCGGCGTAGACCACACCGAAGACCGCACCGAAGACGATGCCACCGAAGATCACCGCAGCCTTGTTGCTGTTGGCGTCGAAGACCGACAGCAGCAACCCGATGAGCAACCCGATCCACGCGCCGGAGGCGACGCCACTACCGATGACCCGACCCCAGGTGAGGCGGGCGGTGACGCGCTCAACCTGTTTGAGGTCGGTGCCGACGATCATGCAGTTCTGTACGGGGAACTCGTTGTCGGAAAGATAGTCGACCGCGCGCTGCGCGCCGAGGTAATCGTCGTAGACCCCGAGGGATTGGGGGTAGTCCAAGGCCAGCAGGGATGCGCGGGCAGCCTGCATCGGGTTCTGATTGCTCATGACCCCAGTCTCTCATCGAGCGGTGGACGTCGCCGCTCGATGAGAGGGCACCGATCACCAGGCGGGGTCTTGACCGTTTTCCAGGTAGACGGTGCCGGTGCCCTCGTCGATCGCCTGCACGGAACGCTCGATGATCCGTGCCGTGTACTCGGCGGTGTGTGCACCGACGTCCTGCACCGCACGCCAGTGCGTGGCCGCGATCTCACGCGGCTGCAAGGCCCCCGGCTCCGACGTCACCCGCACGTCGAAAACGAAGAGCGTGGCGTCGTCCCAGCCGCGCCACGGTGGCAGCCAACTGACAGCGGCCAGCGAATGCACCGTGCCGTGCAGTGACAACTCCTCGGCTACCTCGCGCAGAACGGCGGTCGCCGGGGATTCGGCCGGGTCGACCACTCCCCCGGGTAGATCCCAGAACCGTTTGTACGTCGGCTGGCACAACAGCACCTCACCAGCTTCGTTACGGATGAGCGCCTGGGCAATGGCGCGCTTGGTCGGCAAGGTGGAGTTGAGCACCCGCGCGAACGAACCCCGGTCAGTCACGCTCGGGTCGTCGGCCAGCCGCGCGAAGATCGCCTGGTCGATGCGCGCACCGTCTATGGAGCCCGAGGGCAACGCGCCGCGGGCCGTGCCCTCCTTCAACATCCCTGCCCGCGCCGCGACACGACCGGACGCAGTGTCGCTGTCGGCAAGCCGGGTCTCGACCCGGGCAATCCCGAGGTTCTCGAAAGCATGCCGCAGGAGCAGCTGCAGGGCCCCCGCCGCGACCAGCTGGGTATCGGCCTTGAACAACTGCCACGAGACGACGGCGGTGTCACCCAACGCTTCAGCAGTGGCGCCGGCTAGCAGCAGCCCACCGATCACGACGTCGCTGTGCTCAATCGCCAGGCTGACCTTCGACCCGTCCTCCTCCTGGTCGGCCAGCCAGCGTTCCAGGCCTTCATCCAGGCCCGCATCGGTTTCGAACCAGCCGGAGGCCACAGCGCTCTTCTTCAGTCCGTGCAGGTCATCGGAGGTCCACGGGCGCAGCACCAGAGGTCCGTCGCGCAGGGTCGGCGTCGAGGCAGCAATCGGCATATACCGACTCTACGACGGCCGGCTCGAGGGCCGTCCACCTGCGCACGGACCACGCCTTCCTGGTACGGGCACAACGGCCCATCACGACAAAGCGGCGCATCCCCTGTCGGGGATGCGCCGCTACGCGACTGCAGAAGCAGACGTCAGCCGGTGACGGGCAACGTCGTGGTGGTGGCCGTCGGGGTCGGCGGCTGGGTGGCGGTGCTGGTCGGGCTCGACGTCGGGCTCACCGGACCGGTGGGGGTCGTGGTGTTCGTCGGCCCGGTGGTCGGGCTCGTCGTGCTGCTGGAGGAGCTCGAGGGAGGCGTGGTCGGGCTCGTCGTGCTGCTGGAGGAGCTCGAGGGAGGCGTGGTCGGGCTCGTCGTGCTACTGGAGGAGGAGCTCGAGGGAGGCGTGGTCGCAGTCGCGCAGCCGGACACCCCGCCGATCTCGACGTACTTACCCGTACCCGA
This portion of the Dermatophilaceae bacterium Sec6.4 genome encodes:
- a CDS encoding FAD-binding and (Fe-S)-binding domain-containing protein, whose translation is MGYVDELVRRLSAAGLHARSDSLTRSLYTSDASLYRVAPLAVAFPRDAEQVRAAYGVARDLGVPLTTRGAGTSIAGNSIGAGLVLDFSRHLNKIISIDPTAQTAIVQPGVVQNDLQVAAAIHGLRFGPDPSTSSRCTIGGMLGNNACGSRTLSYGRTVDNVTGLRGFWGTGEPFDLVSNGARATGPAPEALTALGADHLELIRTSFARFGRQVSGYAMEHLLPERGVDLARFLVGSEGTLAVITEATVRLVRDPAVRVMVVLGYPDIAAAGDASPAVLTHHPTACEGFDQRLLDVLHSRGGSSPPLPDGPAWLFTEVSGEDADEVLARAQALAGDAALGAHSSLVVTDIAQAAALWRIRADGAGLAGRSPAGKPAWPGWEDAAVPPARLGDYLRDFEKLVQSHGLSSAPYGHFGDGCMHVRLDIPIDAPGGPGYLRSFMVDAAKLVATYGGSLSGEHGDGRARSELLPLMYSPEVIDLFGAAKAICDPDNLLNPGVLVDPAPLTADLRFPARKTPTPLAFAWTADGGDFSQAVHRCTGVGKCRADNTASGGVMCPSYLATREEKDSTRGRARVLQEMLNGSVVQGGWRSPEVHDALDLCLSCKGCASDCPTGIDMASYKAEVLHQSYKGRLRPVSHYVLGQLPRWVRAGARVPRIANIALRLGDRVPLAKSAVGVDSRRSIPAIAADPFRSWARTHDLAPFDPASSTGNEVVLLVDTFTDNFSPAVGAAMVAVLRDAGYTPRLPTASGCCGLTWISTGQLDGARKQLERTIAGLLPAASAGVPIVGIEPSCTAVLRHDAAELVPTADARAVRDATVTLAELLARTPGWTPPSLAGVRVIAQPHCHHHAVMSWAADAALLADAGADVQRLGGCCGLAGNFGVEKGHYEVSVAIAEQQLLPAVRAARPGDVVLADGFSCRTQLDDLLGAMPDGTSRGTHLAELLAAHLH
- a CDS encoding dihydrolipoamide acetyltransferase family protein, whose product is MTLQMFKLPDPGEGLVEADIVTWKVKVGDEVATNDIVVEIETAKSLVELPIPWAGTIKEFFVQEGDTVEVGTPIVSVEVAGAATTDPDEVTTPTALAPEEKADTQKADEPEERVPHLVGYGSAPAPTARRARRSAVVVPAAPAPVAPSSSPQPPAPVASVPVTPVPVAETPAAAAPVSGGKALAKPPVRKFAKDHGVDLSQVTPSAESGIVSRADVQRYLANDAAGPDDSVQPAPADAGSRETRTPVKGVRKLTADAMRSSAFTAPHVTEFVTVDVTATMDLVARLRTDREFTGLKVTPLTVLAKAMCLAIRRHPGVNATWQDVDDGSAEIVTKHYVNLGIAAATPRGLVVPNVKGADTMSMRELAEAIGGLTATAREGRTPPADMSGGTITITNVGVFGVDTGTPIINPGEAAILCFGAIRKMPWVVTAADGTDTIVPRQVTQLALSFDHRLIDGDLGSRFLADIAALLEDPARALIWG
- a CDS encoding alpha-ketoacid dehydrogenase subunit beta, whose product is MAMQKMSLAKGLNSGLRAAMEHDPKVLLMGEDVGKLGGVFRITEGLQKDFGEDRVVDTPLAESGIVGTAIGLALRGYRPVVEIQFDGFIYPAFDQIVAQLAKMHARSRGSLRLPIVIRVPFGGGIGAVEHHSESNEAYFAHTAGLRVVACSDPADAYWMIQQAIESDDPVMFYEPKRRYHERAEVDLDAGVRLGLHDARVVREGTQVTLLTYGPMVKTCLQAAAAAEQDGISLQVVDLRSLSPLDVDTITRVVKDTGRAIVVHEASTFLGMGAELAAEIQQECFHHLEAPVLRVGGYNIPYPPSRFEEEFLPGLDRILDAVDRSLAY
- the pdhA gene encoding pyruvate dehydrogenase (acetyl-transferring) E1 component subunit alpha, with the protein product MTDTHDVVVHHETVVAGTPLDITDGGPDMVQFVDGEGTRLERTPANTPYAEIVEAMEPADARSMYRDLVLVRRLDAEGHALQRQGELGLWPSLLGQEAAQVGSARAMAPHDYAFPGYREHGVAWCRGIQPEQLLALFRGVDHGGWSPQEMNYHLYTIVIGNQMLHATGYAMGVQRDGAVGTGDPERDTAVMAFTGDGGTAQGDFNEAMVFAGVANAPVVFFVQNNQWAISEPNYKQFRVPPYQRALGFGFPGIRVDGNDVLAVYAVTKMALDNARNGLGPTLIEAFTYRLGAHTTSDDPTKYRSAAEVDIWREKDPIKRMRGFITQKGYADEEFFAGVDKEADELAVRVRSACQNMPEPEQSRMFDEIYVDPHPLVDGEKATFLAYQAGFDQEGGH
- a CDS encoding MFS transporter, producing the protein MSTHGYGDVLRVTGARQFLIGSAVERLGGAMFGVGVVAMVASRRGSYSLAGAVSAGALVVLAVSGALIGRAVDRYGQRRVTLPLVAWSTFWSIGTVLVSLLGAPIWTLFLAYSMSAVTGTTGNLSRARWSYLLSERPKLLHSAMSLEQVIDELTFVGGPALAVVLATTVLPEAGLIAAAFFFGIGSLIFLARTDTEPPVDRLSHEQTKSVLRIPAVLVVCAVAFMIGGIFGANEIVTIATTSSLGHPEAAAFILALYALASAIAAVVYGLRDNAIPLNRALWGGALAMCLLEAPVLFVGSVPFLAVALTFAGIATAPTLIVTIKLASALVPPNQVTESLSLVSTAMIIGIAGGSSLGGIVVESVSPHAGYAVPVVAAGLGALLGLACHRILRPKPGPRVA
- the hisC gene encoding histidinol-phosphate transaminase translates to MLDSVPAYRPGKPATTRTDVTAYKISSNENPYPPLPSVLAEVADAAANLNRYPDMAVTAMTERIGRALGVSPDRIATGTGSVGVLAQLLQITCDPGDEVVYAWRSFEAYPIVIALAGATSVQVPLDAEARHDLSAMADAITDRTRLVLVCTPNNPTGPAVGAAELEDFLARVPSSVLVVVDEAYLEFVRDQDAVRGMEVVAAHPNVAVLRTFSKAYGLAGLRVGYAVAAPRIAEALRKAATPFGVSEIAQRAAVASLDAEAELLERVNALVAERDRVVAALIAQGWELPVTQANFIWFPLGDDALSFATAAEAAGLTVRPFPGDGVRATIAETAANDRLIQVAAAFRAG
- a CDS encoding general stress protein is translated as MSNQNPMQAARASLLALDYPQSLGVYDDYLGAQRAVDYLSDNEFPVQNCMIVGTDLKQVERVTARLTWGRVIGSGVASGAWIGLLIGLLLSVFDANSNKAAVIFGGIVFGAVFGVVYAAIGYSMSQGRRDFTSVSTIVATRYEVLVEHKFAQQGREMLEKLDSGLQGPRL
- a CDS encoding NUDIX hydrolase; protein product: MPIAASTPTLRDGPLVLRPWTSDDLHGLKKSAVASGWFETDAGLDEGLERWLADQEEDGSKVSLAIEHSDVVIGGLLLAGATAEALGDTAVVSWQLFKADTQLVAAGALQLLLRHAFENLGIARVETRLADSDTASGRVAARAGMLKEGTARGALPSGSIDGARIDQAIFARLADDPSVTDRGSFARVLNSTLPTKRAIAQALIRNEAGEVLLCQPTYKRFWDLPGGVVDPAESPATAVLREVAEELSLHGTVHSLAAVSWLPPWRGWDDATLFVFDVRVTSEPGALQPREIAATHWRAVQDVGAHTAEYTARIIERSVQAIDEGTGTVYLENGQDPAW